One Ricinus communis isolate WT05 ecotype wild-type chromosome 7, ASM1957865v1, whole genome shotgun sequence genomic region harbors:
- the LOC8266934 gene encoding 5' exonuclease Apollo isoform X1 has protein sequence MEKGLVSVDQWKEGSQVYFLTHLHSDHTKGLTSAWARGPLFCSRLTANLFPARFPEFNLSLLCVLDIGVWHSLSVVSPSSGSQTVLQVMPIDAHHCPGAVMLLFRGDFGCLLYTGDFRWEATSERGKIGSNMLLNALKDDSVDILYLDNTYCNPSFDFPPRHVAARQVVDIIASHPGHDIIIGIDSLGKEDLLLHISRMLNIKIWVWPERLQTMHLLGFHDIFTTKTSQTRVRAVPRYSFSINTLEELNKMHPTIGIMPSGLPWVVKPTKGDDNLFGSFLTSRYKNGKLSANGGTGTDKLNGSVQSVERLHQYIYSVPYSDHSCFSEIQEFIELVQPTSMKGIVSSSSCYINPVYYFGRLCRENWSAQRMRDKYEKKEVVDVQTKSYCGKYIPMGAAKKRRTGRVSRVRALRRIRHGAKIEEYYCLD, from the exons ATGGAGAAAGGCCTAGTGTCAGTAGACCAGTGGAAAGAAGGAAGCCAGGTATATTTCCTGACGCACCTTCACTCAGACCATACAAAGGGCTTGACCTCTGCATGGGCAAGAGGCCCTCTCTTCTGCTCAAGGCTAACTGCCAATCTCTTCCCTGCCAGATTCCCTGAGTTTAACCTCTCCTTGCTTTGCGTCCTCGATATCGGCGTCTGGCATTCCCTCTCCGTCGTCTCCCCTTCCTCTGGCTCCCAGACTGTGCTCCAAGTCATGCCTATTGACGCTCATCACTGCCCTG GTGCAGTGATGCTGCTGTTTCGGGGAGATTTTGGTTGTCTTTTATATACTGGTGATTTTCGATGGGAAGCAACCAGTGAGCGAGGGAAAATAGGGAGTAACATGCTTCTCAATGCTCTTAAAGATGATTCGGTTGATATTCTTTACTTGGATAATACTTATTGTAATCCTTCTTTTGACTTTCCTCCTCGACATGTTGCTGCTCGGCAG GTTGTAGATATTATTGCCTCCCATCCAGGTCATGACATTATCATTGGGATTGACTCTTTGGGGAAGGAAGATCTTTTACTTCATATTTCACGAATGCTAAATATAAAG ATCTGGGTGTGGCCAGAGCGCTTGCAGACAATGCATCTTCTTGGGTTCCATGACATATTCACAACTAAAACTTCTCAGACTAGAGTGCGAGCTGTTCCTCGTTACAGTTTTAGCATTAATACTTTAGAGGAGTTGAATAAAATGCACCCAACAATTGGAATAATGCCATCTGGTCTTCCTTGGGTGGTAAAACCTACTAAAGGAGATGACAACCTTTTTGGGTCGTTTCTAACTTCTCGTTACAAAAATGGCAAGTTGAGTGCAAATGGTGGGACTGGGACTGATAAGCTGAATGGAAGTGTTCAATCTGTGGAAAGGCTTCATCAATACATATATTCAGTTCCATACTCTGATCACTCATGCTTCTCTGAGATACAGGAGTTCATTGAGCTTGTCCAGCCAACTAGCATGAAAGGAATTGTGTCCTCATCATCTTGTTATATCAACCCTGTTTACTATTTTGGCCGTCTTTGTAGAGAAAACTGGTCAGCACAGAGGATGCGCGATAAgtatgaaaagaaagaggtgGTCGACGTCCAAACAAAATCTTATTGTGGAAAATATATTCCCATGGGGGcagcaaagaaaagaaggacgGGGAGGGTGAGCAGGGTTAGGGCATTGAGAAGAATACGTCATGGTGCTAAAATTGAGGAATACTACTGTCTGGATTGA
- the LOC8266934 gene encoding 5' exonuclease Apollo isoform X2, which translates to MPIDAHHCPGAVMLLFRGDFGCLLYTGDFRWEATSERGKIGSNMLLNALKDDSVDILYLDNTYCNPSFDFPPRHVAARQVVDIIASHPGHDIIIGIDSLGKEDLLLHISRMLNIKIWVWPERLQTMHLLGFHDIFTTKTSQTRVRAVPRYSFSINTLEELNKMHPTIGIMPSGLPWVVKPTKGDDNLFGSFLTSRYKNGKLSANGGTGTDKLNGSVQSVERLHQYIYSVPYSDHSCFSEIQEFIELVQPTSMKGIVSSSSCYINPVYYFGRLCRENWSAQRMRDKYEKKEVVDVQTKSYCGKYIPMGAAKKRRTGRVSRVRALRRIRHGAKIEEYYCLD; encoded by the exons ATGCCTATTGACGCTCATCACTGCCCTG GTGCAGTGATGCTGCTGTTTCGGGGAGATTTTGGTTGTCTTTTATATACTGGTGATTTTCGATGGGAAGCAACCAGTGAGCGAGGGAAAATAGGGAGTAACATGCTTCTCAATGCTCTTAAAGATGATTCGGTTGATATTCTTTACTTGGATAATACTTATTGTAATCCTTCTTTTGACTTTCCTCCTCGACATGTTGCTGCTCGGCAG GTTGTAGATATTATTGCCTCCCATCCAGGTCATGACATTATCATTGGGATTGACTCTTTGGGGAAGGAAGATCTTTTACTTCATATTTCACGAATGCTAAATATAAAG ATCTGGGTGTGGCCAGAGCGCTTGCAGACAATGCATCTTCTTGGGTTCCATGACATATTCACAACTAAAACTTCTCAGACTAGAGTGCGAGCTGTTCCTCGTTACAGTTTTAGCATTAATACTTTAGAGGAGTTGAATAAAATGCACCCAACAATTGGAATAATGCCATCTGGTCTTCCTTGGGTGGTAAAACCTACTAAAGGAGATGACAACCTTTTTGGGTCGTTTCTAACTTCTCGTTACAAAAATGGCAAGTTGAGTGCAAATGGTGGGACTGGGACTGATAAGCTGAATGGAAGTGTTCAATCTGTGGAAAGGCTTCATCAATACATATATTCAGTTCCATACTCTGATCACTCATGCTTCTCTGAGATACAGGAGTTCATTGAGCTTGTCCAGCCAACTAGCATGAAAGGAATTGTGTCCTCATCATCTTGTTATATCAACCCTGTTTACTATTTTGGCCGTCTTTGTAGAGAAAACTGGTCAGCACAGAGGATGCGCGATAAgtatgaaaagaaagaggtgGTCGACGTCCAAACAAAATCTTATTGTGGAAAATATATTCCCATGGGGGcagcaaagaaaagaaggacgGGGAGGGTGAGCAGGGTTAGGGCATTGAGAAGAATACGTCATGGTGCTAAAATTGAGGAATACTACTGTCTGGATTGA